Proteins from a genomic interval of Pectinophora gossypiella chromosome 4, ilPecGoss1.1, whole genome shotgun sequence:
- the LOC126382368 gene encoding glutamate receptor ionotropic, delta-2 — MATGLELIISTICNATFCEPVYDNPLLDGQLTKKQAALQSLINDLNGKHLKVATYTNYPLSWVERSENGTLTGQGVAFVIMDVLRKRFNFTFEVVEPDRNFEVGGSRPEDSVIGLVNSSLVDMAAAFLPMLVKFRRKVTFSNYLDEGVWSMMLRRPKESATGSGLLAPFETNVWYLILAALISYVPCITLLTKLRAKIVRDGEQDIPLSPSFWFVYAAFIKQGTTLAPEANTTRLLFATWWIFIILLSSFYTANLTAFLTLSKFTLDIKNTADLYKKNYRWVAAEGGSIEYLVKDPEEDLYYLSRMVATGRAEFRSFTQDRDFLPLVLGGAVLVKEQTSIDHVMYADYLMKTREGVDESDRCTYVVAPEPFLKIPRAFAFPKNSYLQTLFDPVIVFLLQAGIVDFLQSRDLPSTKMCPLDLQSKDRKLRNSDLQMTYVIMGIGLATAGAVFITEVVLRRYINRAHNKTDTVPKTTKRKKSKKIRFKDRDDSRPPPYDSLFGLNARYKNRENAKKKIINGREYYVVDTISGDTRLIPVRTPSAFLYQ; from the exons CTGTGAACCCGTTTATGATAATCCGCTCTTAG ATGGTCAACTCACTAAAAAGCAAGCAGCGCTGCAAAGTCTGATCAACGACCTAAATGGGAAGCACCTCAAAGTTGCTACGTATacg AACTACCCTCTAAGCTGGGTGGAGCGGTCAGAGAATGGCACCCTCACCGGCCAGGGGGTGGCATTCGTCATCATGGATGTGCTGCGGAAGAGGTTCAACTTCACGTTCGAGGTGGTGGAGCCGGACAGGAACTTTGAGGTGGGAGGCAGCAGACCTGAGGACTCCGTCATCGGGCTCGTCAATAGCAGC CTAGTGGACATGGCGGCAGCGTTCCTGCCAATGCTGGTGAAGTTCCGGCGGAAGGTGACGTTCTCCAACTACCTGGATGAGGGCGTGTGGTCCATGATGCTGCGGAGGCCTAAGGAGTCCGCCACCGGCTCCGGCCTGCTGGCGCCCTTTGAGACCAACGTCTG GTATCTAATTCTAGCAGCGCTAATATCCTACGTCCCCTGCATCACGCTACTGACGAAGCTTCGCGCTAAGATCGTCAGAGATGGTGAGCAGGACATCCCTCTGTCGCCAAGCTTCTGGTTCGTCTACGCTGCTTTCATCAAACAAGGAACGACACTAGCGCCTGAAGCGA ACACGACTCGCCTTCTGTTCGCGACGTGGTGGATCTTCATAATCCTGCTGTCCTCGTTCTACACGGCCAACCTGACCGCCTTCCTGACCCTGTCCAAGTTTACGTTGGACATCAAGAATACCGCGGACTTGTACAAGAAGAACTATCGCTGGGTGGCTGCTGAGGGTGGCTCCATCGAATACTTGGTGAAAGAT CCGGAAGAAGATCTTTACTACCTCAGCAGGATGGTGGCAACAGGTCGCGCTGAATTCCGCTCCTTCACTCAAGACCGCGACTTCCTGCCCCTCGTGCTTGGAGGAGCAGTTCTAGTCAAAGAACAAACATCAATAGACCATGTCATGTACGCTGATTACCTGATGAAGACCAGAGAAGGAGTGGATGAGTCTGATAGATGCACTTACGTTGTTGCTCCGGAGCCTTTCCTGAAGATTCCAAGAGCATTCGCCTTCCCGAAGAATAGTTATCTTCAGACGCTGTTTGATCCTGT GATCGTATTTCTGCTGCAAGCTGGGATAGTGGACTTTCTGCAGTCGCGGGACCTGCCGAGCACCAAGATGTGTCCACTGGACCTGCAGTCCAAGGACCGCAAGCTGAGGAATAGTGACCTGCAGATGACCTACGTCATCATGGGCATCGGATTGGCTACAGCAGGAGCGGTGTTTATTACTGAG GTGGTCCTTCGTCGCTACATCAACAGGGCCCATAACAAAACGGATACAGTTCCTAAAACAACGAAACGCAAGAAAAGCAAGAAGATCCGCTTCAAAGACCGAGACGACAGTCGCCCGCCTCCATACGACTCGCTGTTTGGCCTCAACGCCCGATACAAGAACAGAGAAAACGCTaagaaaaagataataaatggCAGGGAATATTACGTGGTGGACACCATCAGTGGAGATACTAGGCTGATACCGGTTAGAACTCCATCAGCTTTTCTGTATCAATGA